One Hyphomicrobiales bacterium genomic window carries:
- the phnD gene encoding phosphonate ABC transporter substrate-binding protein, giving the protein MNFKTILAAAVAATISAVSPVLADETPITEFRIGILGGENASDRLRSNECLRAKTEALLGVPTRIFAPADYDGVIQGLLGGSIDMAWLGASAYAKVYLTNPDAVEPVLVKINTDGSFGYYSVGFARVDRGIKSLDDMKGKVFAFGDPNSTSGYLIPSIEIPTAGYSMKPGEYFGEVKFVGGHEQTIVAVSNGDVDAGVTWADGLGNWEDGYNSGALRKAADAGLVNMTDLVEIWRSKIIPEGPIVLRKALPTTTKLLVTGLMASLASMDQECAYGVMAGEVKGIAPVTHAAYESIIAARKAKSN; this is encoded by the coding sequence ATGAACTTCAAGACGATCCTTGCCGCGGCCGTGGCCGCGACGATTTCGGCTGTCTCACCGGTCCTGGCCGACGAGACGCCGATCACCGAGTTTCGCATCGGCATCCTCGGCGGCGAGAACGCCTCCGACCGCCTGCGCTCCAACGAGTGCCTGCGCGCAAAGACCGAGGCTCTCCTCGGCGTGCCGACCAGGATTTTCGCTCCTGCTGACTACGACGGCGTGATCCAGGGCCTGCTCGGCGGCTCGATCGACATGGCCTGGCTCGGCGCCTCGGCCTACGCCAAGGTTTATCTCACCAACCCGGATGCGGTCGAACCGGTGCTGGTCAAGATCAATACGGACGGTTCGTTCGGATATTATTCCGTTGGCTTCGCGCGCGTCGACCGCGGCATCAAGTCGCTCGACGACATGAAGGGCAAGGTCTTCGCGTTCGGCGATCCGAACTCGACCTCGGGATATCTGATCCCCTCGATCGAGATCCCGACCGCCGGCTACTCCATGAAGCCGGGCGAATACTTCGGTGAGGTCAAGTTCGTGGGCGGCCACGAGCAGACCATCGTCGCGGTGAGCAACGGCGACGTCGACGCTGGCGTCACCTGGGCCGACGGCCTCGGCAATTGGGAGGACGGCTACAATTCCGGCGCGCTGCGCAAGGCCGCCGACGCCGGTCTCGTCAACATGACCGACCTCGTCGAAATCTGGCGCTCCAAGATCATCCCCGAGGGGCCGATCGTCCTGCGCAAGGCCCTGCCGACCACCACCAAGCTGCTGGTGACCGGCCTCATGGCCTCTCTCGCCTCGATGGACCAGGAGTGCGCCTATGGCGTCATGGCCGGCGAAGTGAAGGGCATCGCCCCCGTCACGCACGCCGCCTACGAGTCGATCATCGCCGCCCGGAAGGCGAAATCGAACTGA
- the phnE gene encoding phosphonate ABC transporter, permease protein PhnE: MATASIEQEIHRIEARRRLYSGILLIVVAATMIAGFLEASRMNSGSFFGGLKQFWDYPGEIVIEAWQSGTAFFGLLVHFIPALVETINIALVATIFGGLGALVLSFLASRSLEVWPPLIPVVRRIMDVTRAFPELIIALFLIFVLGGGPIPAMIAVAFHTTGALGKLFSEVNDNVDRKPIEGLRACGASWLQRMRFAVIPQVLPNFLSYFLLRLEINVRASAILGYVGAGGLGTELRRTIGWGQGAGDETAAIFVLLILTIVAVDQLSSYLRQRLTRSDRAH; encoded by the coding sequence ATGGCGACCGCGTCGATCGAACAGGAGATCCATCGCATCGAGGCCCGGCGCCGGCTCTACTCCGGCATTCTGCTGATCGTGGTCGCCGCGACGATGATCGCGGGCTTCCTGGAAGCGAGCCGGATGAATTCGGGCTCCTTCTTCGGCGGACTGAAACAGTTCTGGGACTACCCGGGCGAGATCGTCATCGAGGCCTGGCAGTCGGGCACCGCGTTCTTCGGGCTGCTCGTCCATTTCATCCCCGCACTCGTCGAGACGATCAACATCGCGCTCGTTGCGACCATCTTCGGTGGCCTCGGCGCTCTCGTTCTTTCCTTCCTTGCCTCGCGCAGTCTCGAGGTCTGGCCACCGCTGATCCCGGTCGTGCGCCGCATCATGGACGTGACGCGCGCCTTTCCCGAACTCATCATCGCGCTCTTCCTCATCTTCGTGCTCGGGGGCGGACCGATTCCGGCCATGATCGCCGTCGCCTTCCACACGACGGGCGCCCTCGGCAAACTCTTTTCCGAAGTCAATGACAACGTCGACCGCAAGCCGATCGAGGGGCTGCGGGCGTGCGGCGCGAGCTGGCTGCAGCGCATGCGTTTCGCCGTGATCCCGCAGGTGCTCCCCAACTTCCTCAGTTATTTCCTCTTGCGTCTCGAGATCAACGTGCGCGCCTCCGCCATCCTCGGCTACGTCGGCGCCGGCGGATTGGGAACGGAATTGCGCCGCACCATCGGGTGGGGTCAGGGGGCGGGGGACGAGACCGCCGCCATCTTCGTCCTACTCATCCTGACGATCGTCGCCGTCGACCAGCTTTCATCCTATCTCCGCCAGCGGTTGACGCGATCCGATCGCGCCCATTGA
- the phnE gene encoding phosphonate ABC transporter, permease protein PhnE, whose protein sequence is MAVDRAAIEREALRMAGGRTWLLLSIIAAIAGYLVYAHFAFDVPKLLQNARWENAVILGTDAVAHKVHVVHNNRTARYEVSVEGERTATYAEPPNWVAVAGSKAAVDLEDGYVVEIDGASMRFTVPGYGIIAARADANGVTADLPDGVRPDWLIVAPNKLDARPTLGRRVQVSRAKIEVHRYFFGWENFWFPFRSELHDKSAGELWTLATSGDRIDDGMPNWQHIFLTWWRNPDWQHNEVFIALLETIMMAVLGTLVASFVGLPLAFLAARNFSPSGVLRFFVRRLFDVLRGIDMLIWSLIFIRAFGLGPLTGALAIAFTDTGTLGKLFSEALENIDNKQVEGVRATGASQIQRYRFGVIPQILPVFLSQSLYYLESNTRSATVIGALGAGGIGLLLVETMRTARDWENVAYIIVLTIVVVIMMDSLSTWLRRKLIEG, encoded by the coding sequence ATGGCCGTCGATCGTGCCGCCATCGAGCGTGAGGCCTTGCGCATGGCGGGCGGTCGCACATGGCTTTTGCTCTCCATCATCGCTGCGATCGCGGGCTATCTCGTCTATGCCCATTTCGCATTCGACGTGCCCAAGCTGCTCCAGAATGCCCGCTGGGAGAACGCCGTCATCCTCGGGACCGACGCCGTCGCCCACAAGGTCCACGTCGTCCACAACAACCGCACCGCCCGCTACGAGGTCTCCGTCGAAGGCGAGCGCACCGCCACCTACGCCGAGCCGCCGAACTGGGTCGCGGTCGCCGGCAGCAAGGCGGCCGTGGACCTCGAGGACGGCTATGTCGTCGAGATCGATGGCGCATCGATGCGCTTTACCGTGCCCGGTTATGGGATCATCGCCGCGCGCGCCGATGCCAACGGCGTTACCGCCGACCTGCCCGACGGGGTGCGGCCGGATTGGCTGATCGTCGCCCCCAACAAGCTGGACGCCCGCCCGACGCTCGGTCGGCGCGTGCAGGTTTCGCGCGCCAAGATCGAGGTCCACCGCTACTTCTTCGGTTGGGAGAATTTCTGGTTTCCATTCCGCTCCGAGCTCCACGACAAGAGCGCCGGCGAGCTCTGGACGCTGGCCACCAGCGGTGATCGCATCGACGACGGAATGCCCAACTGGCAGCACATCTTCCTTACATGGTGGCGCAATCCCGACTGGCAGCACAACGAGGTCTTCATCGCCCTCCTCGAGACCATCATGATGGCGGTTCTCGGCACGCTCGTCGCCTCCTTCGTCGGCCTGCCGCTCGCCTTCCTCGCGGCCCGCAATTTCTCGCCCTCCGGCGTACTGCGCTTCTTCGTCAGACGCCTGTTCGACGTCCTGCGCGGTATCGACATGCTGATCTGGTCGCTCATCTTCATCCGCGCTTTCGGCCTCGGCCCGCTCACCGGCGCGCTCGCCATCGCCTTCACCGACACCGGCACTCTCGGCAAGCTCTTTTCGGAAGCCCTCGAGAACATCGACAACAAACAGGTCGAGGGCGTTCGCGCGACGGGCGCGAGCCAGATCCAGCGCTACCGCTTCGGCGTGATCCCGCAGATTCTCCCCGTTTTCCTCTCCCAATCCCTCTACTATCTCGAATCCAACACCCGTTCGGCCACCGTCATCGGCGCGCTCGGCGCCGGCGGCATCGGCCTGTTGTTGGTCGAGACCATGCGCACTGCCCGCGACTGGGAGAACGTCGCCTACATCATCGTCCTGACGATCGTCGTCGTCATCATGATGGACAGCCTTTCGACCTGGTTGCGCCGCAAGCTGATCGAGGGATGA
- a CDS encoding class I SAM-dependent methyltransferase, translated as MRFIRLAHALFARLTGHRLVAVKAGDALASRSGTLFEPTRLDAGALEADGNPLARYFLASSSASLHKWHHYFAIYHAHLARYRGAPGLRMLEIGVSEGGSLGMWRSYFGPDSTIVGLDIDATCRRFERAREGIHVRIGDQEDAGFLEAVVAEFGPFDIIIDDGGHTTSQQIASFEALYRAGLRDEAVYLVEDTHTNYWDTFKTEPGGETFIGFAKGLVDQLHEPYLEGRRLKNFAMENPSRITSLDVSWFAANTHAIAFYDSIVVIERRPRLMPVVEKR; from the coding sequence ATGCGTTTCATTCGTCTCGCGCATGCGCTCTTTGCGCGGCTGACCGGCCATCGTCTCGTTGCGGTCAAGGCGGGCGATGCGCTCGCTTCGCGATCGGGGACGTTGTTCGAGCCGACGCGGCTCGATGCCGGTGCGCTCGAGGCCGACGGCAATCCGCTCGCCCGGTACTTTCTCGCCAGTTCGTCCGCGAGCCTCCACAAGTGGCACCACTACTTTGCCATCTACCATGCCCATCTCGCCCGCTATCGTGGAGCGCCCGGTCTCAGGATGCTCGAGATCGGCGTTTCCGAGGGTGGCTCGCTCGGCATGTGGCGGAGCTATTTCGGTCCGGACTCGACGATCGTGGGGCTCGACATCGATGCGACGTGCCGGCGTTTCGAGCGCGCCCGGGAGGGCATTCACGTCCGCATCGGGGATCAGGAGGATGCTGGTTTCCTCGAGGCGGTGGTCGCCGAATTCGGTCCCTTCGACATCATCATCGATGATGGCGGCCACACGACGTCGCAGCAGATCGCGAGCTTCGAGGCGCTCTATCGAGCGGGTCTGCGCGACGAGGCGGTCTATCTCGTCGAGGACACCCACACCAACTACTGGGACACCTTCAAGACGGAGCCGGGTGGGGAGACGTTCATCGGCTTTGCCAAGGGGCTCGTCGACCAGCTCCACGAGCCCTATCTCGAGGGCCGGCGGCTCAAGAACTTCGCGATGGAGAATCCGTCCCGGATCACGAGCCTCGATGTATCCTGGTTCGCCGCCAACACACACGCGATCGCATTCTACGATTCGATCGTCGTCATCGAGCGCCGGCCGCGCCTCATGCCCGTCGTCGAAAAGCGCTGA
- a CDS encoding Lrp/AsnC family transcriptional regulator encodes MTATTRTFLVFVKCELGKTYQVAADLADLEQSPQVYSVSGEYDLFCIFRLPSDDDVGRFICDRVQTIKGVAATNTLVCFNPFTGDRGFS; translated from the coding sequence ATGACTGCGACAACGCGGACCTTCCTCGTCTTCGTCAAGTGCGAGCTGGGAAAGACCTATCAGGTGGCGGCCGACCTTGCCGATCTCGAGCAGTCGCCGCAGGTCTATTCGGTCTCGGGAGAGTACGATCTCTTCTGCATCTTCCGGCTGCCGAGCGACGATGACGTCGGACGCTTCATCTGCGATCGCGTGCAGACCATCAAGGGCGTGGCGGCAACCAACACGCTCGTCTGCTTCAATCCCTTCACCGGTGACCGCGGCTTTTCCTGA
- a CDS encoding alpha/beta fold hydrolase encodes MSQQPRQHRLTSQRLALAINEWGPPDGASVVLVHGGRDHARNWDRVAEVLAKRWRVVAPDLRGHGDSDWTSDGHYTMSSYVYDLAEVIDWVGTGPVHLVGHSLGGNIAIRYAGLFPERIKRLMSIEGIGFAPAIVAEKEARSADVIMREWIEARRKTLAQAHRGYPSLEAAAARMREAHPQLDEALVAHLAAHGARQGADGLWRWKFDPCVRVFPPDDLRQFQKEQLWSRIASPTLLVYGGRSWASNPEADGRARHFRTARVVTFPEAGHWVQHDALDGFLALLSAFLEGREGRSEEEPGKAG; translated from the coding sequence ATGAGCCAGCAGCCCCGCCAGCATCGCCTGACCAGCCAGCGCCTCGCGCTCGCCATCAACGAATGGGGGCCGCCGGATGGCGCGTCGGTGGTCCTGGTGCACGGTGGGCGCGACCATGCGCGCAACTGGGACCGTGTCGCAGAGGTTCTGGCGAAGCGGTGGCGGGTCGTGGCACCGGATCTGCGTGGCCACGGCGACAGCGATTGGACGTCGGATGGCCATTACACCATGTCGAGCTATGTCTACGACCTCGCGGAGGTGATCGACTGGGTGGGGACCGGCCCGGTGCATCTCGTCGGTCATTCGCTCGGCGGCAACATCGCGATCCGCTATGCCGGCCTCTTTCCCGAGCGCATCAAGCGGCTGATGTCGATCGAAGGCATCGGCTTTGCGCCGGCGATCGTTGCCGAAAAGGAGGCACGATCGGCCGACGTCATCATGCGCGAGTGGATCGAGGCGCGGCGCAAGACGCTGGCGCAGGCCCATCGCGGCTATCCGAGCCTCGAGGCGGCGGCCGCGCGCATGCGCGAGGCGCATCCACAACTCGACGAGGCCCTGGTGGCCCACCTTGCGGCACATGGCGCGCGCCAGGGGGCGGACGGTCTCTGGCGCTGGAAGTTCGACCCGTGCGTGCGGGTCTTTCCGCCGGACGACCTGCGCCAGTTCCAGAAGGAGCAGCTCTGGAGTCGCATTGCGTCACCGACGCTGCTCGTCTATGGGGGCAGGAGCTGGGCCTCGAACCCCGAGGCGGACGGGCGGGCGCGGCACTTCCGCACGGCCCGGGTGGTCACGTTCCCGGAGGCGGGCCATTGGGTGCAGCATGACGCCCTCGATGGCTTTCTCGCGCTGCTTTCGGCGTTCCTCGAGGGGCGTGAAGGTCGATCTGAGGAGGAGCCGGGCAAGGCCGGGTGA
- a CDS encoding enoyl-CoA hydratase, giving the protein MSVEIERRGRTAVVRMANPPVNAISKAVRAALLAAVRALEDDEGVEAVVLTGAGRAFAAGADAREFDFAPEPPHLPEVVGAIERSAKPWVAAVHGAALGGGYELALGCRRRIAGPRALVGLPETTLGVVPGAGGTQRLARLVGIARAARLVAEGKSLKAEPALAAGLIDEIVDDPLERSLEVAGALVGAPAERLGEQAPPASDEAALAALGEEIARRYRGQTAPREALRLVASAAHVPFEEALAEERRTFISLRQSNEARALRHIFFAERAAAKCPYRSDPSAPVLSHVLVVGGGTMGSSIAYALDRAGCAVAIGEEDEAGVERARHNVGRLFDDAARRGLIDEAGAAAGRERIAVTASLEAAREADLVIEAVVEDFAVKARLLEALDGLAPAHAILATNTSYLDVDALARHTGRADRVLGLHFFSPAHIMKLLEIVRGAATSEASMASAYGIASRLGKIPVVAGVCDGFIGNRILARYREIADLILLEGATPPEVDEAMEAFGYAMGPYLAQDLSGLDIAYANRKRLRAGRDPARRYVTISDRMVEEGRLGRKTGVGWYRYPGGGGPVIDPLVEDLIAEEAHFARQPRRTFTTDEIQRRLIGAMVNEAVAILAEGIAATASDVDLVTVHGYGFPRWRGGLLHHADTVGAATILADFDMWAGEDPIIWRAHPALREIAAAGGRIADWRRPREGGV; this is encoded by the coding sequence ATGAGCGTCGAGATCGAAAGGCGCGGGCGTACCGCCGTGGTGCGCATGGCCAACCCGCCGGTGAATGCCATCTCGAAGGCGGTGCGGGCGGCGCTGCTGGCCGCTGTCCGCGCGCTCGAGGACGACGAGGGGGTCGAGGCGGTCGTGCTCACCGGCGCCGGCCGGGCGTTCGCGGCGGGAGCCGATGCGCGTGAATTCGATTTCGCTCCAGAGCCGCCGCATCTGCCGGAGGTGGTCGGCGCGATCGAGCGGTCGGCCAAACCTTGGGTCGCGGCGGTTCATGGGGCGGCGCTCGGTGGCGGCTATGAACTGGCGCTCGGCTGCAGGCGGCGGATCGCCGGCCCGCGCGCGCTGGTCGGACTGCCGGAGACGACGCTCGGCGTGGTGCCGGGAGCGGGCGGGACGCAGCGCCTCGCCCGGCTCGTCGGGATCGCGCGCGCCGCACGGCTCGTTGCGGAGGGTAAGTCCCTCAAGGCGGAGCCGGCGCTCGCGGCCGGGCTCATCGACGAAATCGTGGACGATCCGCTCGAGCGCTCGCTGGAGGTCGCGGGCGCGCTGGTCGGGGCGCCCGCCGAGCGGCTCGGCGAACAGGCGCCGCCCGCTTCGGACGAGGCCGCGCTCGCGGCGCTCGGCGAGGAGATCGCGCGACGCTACCGGGGCCAGACCGCCCCACGCGAGGCCCTCCGGCTCGTTGCGAGCGCGGCGCATGTGCCGTTCGAGGAGGCGCTCGCGGAAGAACGGCGGACATTCATATCCCTTCGCCAGTCGAACGAGGCGCGCGCGCTGCGGCACATCTTCTTTGCCGAGCGGGCCGCGGCGAAATGCCCTTATCGGAGCGATCCATCGGCGCCGGTCCTTTCGCACGTGCTGGTGGTCGGGGGGGGAACGATGGGGTCGTCCATCGCCTATGCGCTGGACAGGGCCGGCTGTGCCGTCGCCATCGGTGAGGAGGACGAGGCCGGTGTCGAGCGGGCCCGACACAACGTCGGTCGGCTCTTCGACGATGCGGCGCGGCGCGGTCTCATCGACGAAGCGGGCGCCGCCGCCGGACGCGAGCGGATCGCGGTGACGGCCTCGCTCGAAGCGGCACGCGAGGCCGATCTCGTCATCGAGGCCGTGGTGGAGGATTTCGCCGTCAAGGCGCGACTGCTCGAGGCGCTCGATGGGCTTGCACCCGCCCATGCGATCCTGGCGACGAACACCTCCTATCTCGACGTCGATGCCCTGGCGCGCCACACCGGGCGGGCGGACCGCGTTCTGGGTCTCCACTTCTTCAGCCCCGCCCACATCATGAAGCTGCTCGAGATCGTCAGGGGCGCGGCGACCAGCGAGGCGAGCATGGCATCGGCCTACGGGATCGCCAGCCGGCTCGGAAAAATCCCGGTCGTTGCGGGCGTCTGCGACGGGTTCATCGGCAACCGCATCCTCGCGCGCTATCGCGAGATCGCGGACCTCATCCTGCTCGAGGGGGCGACGCCGCCCGAGGTCGACGAGGCGATGGAGGCATTCGGCTATGCCATGGGCCCCTATCTGGCGCAGGACCTCTCCGGCCTCGACATCGCTTATGCCAACCGCAAGCGATTGCGTGCAGGCCGCGATCCCGCTCGGCGCTACGTGACGATTTCCGACCGCATGGTCGAGGAGGGCCGTCTCGGGCGCAAGACGGGCGTCGGCTGGTATCGCTATCCGGGGGGGGGCGGGCCGGTCATCGATCCGCTGGTCGAGGATCTCATCGCCGAGGAGGCGCATTTCGCGCGCCAGCCACGACGTACCTTCACCACCGACGAGATCCAGCGGCGACTGATCGGCGCGATGGTCAACGAGGCGGTGGCGATCCTGGCCGAGGGGATCGCGGCAACGGCCAGCGATGTCGATCTCGTCACGGTCCATGGCTATGGCTTTCCGCGCTGGCGCGGCGGGCTGTTGCACCATGCCGACACGGTGGGCGCGGCGACGATTCTGGCGGATTTCGACATGTGGGCGGGCGAGGACCCGATCATCTGGCGGGCGCACCCCGCTTTGCGCGAGATCGCGGCGGCGGGCGGGCGCATCGCCGACTGGCGACGGCCGCGGGAAGGTGGGGTATGA
- a CDS encoding ATP-binding cassette domain-containing protein encodes MLELESVVAGYGETRVLHGISLAAQAGRVLAVLGRNGAGKTTTLKCIMGLLGARSGDVRLDGRSIARLRPYEIAALGVAYVPETRDIFPSLTVRENLALAERIARRGEVKWTLDRVLGLFPRLADRLGNGGAQLSGGEQQMLAIARGLLMNPRLLILDEPTEGLAPIIVGLIHDKLAELRSEGLTMVLVEQNFGFATSLADDVAIIGRGRVVWRGGPAQIRVDEAAQAQWLGV; translated from the coding sequence ATGCTTGAACTCGAGAGCGTCGTGGCGGGTTACGGGGAGACGCGGGTGCTGCACGGCATCTCGCTCGCTGCCCAAGCCGGGCGCGTGCTCGCGGTGCTCGGGCGCAACGGCGCCGGCAAGACGACTACGCTCAAGTGCATCATGGGGTTGCTCGGCGCGCGCAGCGGCGACGTCCGGCTCGATGGGCGCTCGATCGCCCGCTTGCGGCCATACGAGATCGCGGCCCTCGGAGTCGCCTATGTTCCGGAGACGAGGGATATTTTTCCGTCGCTTACGGTGCGCGAGAACCTTGCGCTGGCCGAACGCATCGCCCGGCGCGGGGAAGTCAAGTGGACGTTGGATCGCGTCCTCGGGCTTTTCCCGCGACTGGCCGATAGGCTCGGGAACGGCGGTGCGCAGCTCTCGGGGGGCGAGCAGCAGATGCTCGCCATCGCGCGCGGTCTCCTCATGAACCCGCGCCTGCTCATCCTCGACGAGCCGACCGAGGGGCTCGCGCCGATCATCGTCGGTCTCATCCACGACAAGCTTGCGGAATTGCGTTCCGAGGGTTTGACGATGGTGCTCGTCGAACAGAATTTCGGGTTCGCGACCAGCCTCGCCGACGACGTGGCGATCATCGGGCGCGGCCGGGTCGTCTGGCGCGGGGGGCCCGCGCAAATCCGCGTCGACGAGGCGGCGCAGGCGCAGTGGCTCGGCGTCTAG
- a CDS encoding ATP-binding cassette domain-containing protein: MLEARNLRKRFGALEVTNNVSLRLEKGERRVILGPNGAGKTTLFNILAGELAPDAGSIRIAGVEATRLGVAARARLGLARSYQKNNLLSGLTVGENLGLAAAVAGRKTWSLIRDCLTDAVVRETVAEVAGQVGLEDVLAMPVDALAYGQRRQLEVGIALAGRPVVLLMDEPTSGVGPNMIDSFHKLVQRLPRDLTMLIIEHDMDLAFDVADRVTVLNYGEVVFEGEPQAARQSPIVREIYLGSWDGHA, from the coding sequence ATGCTTGAAGCGCGCAATCTGCGCAAGCGGTTCGGCGCCCTCGAGGTGACCAACAACGTCTCGCTCCGGCTCGAGAAGGGGGAGCGGCGGGTCATCCTCGGGCCGAACGGGGCTGGCAAGACGACGCTTTTCAACATCCTGGCGGGCGAACTCGCGCCCGACGCCGGCAGCATCCGCATCGCGGGTGTCGAGGCCACGAGGCTCGGTGTGGCGGCGCGTGCCCGGCTCGGGCTGGCGCGCAGCTACCAGAAGAACAACCTCCTCTCGGGGCTCACGGTCGGAGAAAATCTCGGACTGGCGGCGGCGGTGGCCGGTCGCAAGACCTGGTCGCTGATCAGGGATTGCCTGACCGATGCGGTCGTGCGCGAGACCGTCGCCGAGGTGGCGGGCCAAGTCGGGCTCGAGGACGTGCTCGCCATGCCGGTCGATGCCCTCGCCTATGGCCAGCGCCGCCAGCTCGAGGTCGGCATCGCGCTCGCCGGCCGGCCGGTGGTGCTGCTGATGGACGAGCCGACTTCGGGTGTCGGGCCCAACATGATCGACAGCTTCCACAAACTCGTCCAGCGGCTTCCCCGCGACCTCACGATGCTGATCATCGAGCACGACATGGATCTGGCATTCGACGTCGCGGACCGGGTGACGGTGCTGAACTACGGTGAGGTCGTGTTCGAGGGCGAGCCGCAGGCGGCCCGTCAGAGCCCGATCGTCAGGGAAATCTATCTCGGCAGCTGGGATGGCCATGCTTGA
- a CDS encoding branched-chain amino acid ABC transporter permease, producing MFQQTHLKTVTLLLLAAAGVLHAYTTGYFGLELLAEIAILALLAVSLDLVAGYAGTISLCHGALYGVGAYVFAMTTTAAGWSAPAAMAGGVLLSALAAGFIGAVTARTHGIFFIMATLAFGQMAYVYVFKNRDFGGDDGLSGVPRLDLSVIGVDLGDPRQFALFCILIAAIGYLAAAQVLRSGLGRAMVGMRANEARMRALGLTLWSTKAAAFAISGGLAGLAGVLAAQYSQYVSPGLLFWTVSGEVLVVVILGGLGTLVGPILGAAVLVLLKHEVSSLTNHWHIVVGIVLIVAVLSGGRGIFGEIERFVGRRSGAGRAIGGAANAAGGPGGPGDAEAVGEAATRPGGESGHA from the coding sequence ATGTTCCAACAGACCCACCTCAAGACGGTGACCCTGCTGTTGCTCGCGGCGGCCGGGGTGCTGCACGCCTATACCACGGGCTATTTCGGGCTCGAATTGCTTGCCGAGATCGCGATCCTCGCGCTGCTCGCAGTCAGCCTCGATCTGGTCGCGGGCTATGCCGGCACGATCTCGCTCTGTCACGGCGCGCTCTATGGCGTCGGTGCCTATGTCTTCGCGATGACGACGACCGCGGCCGGCTGGTCGGCGCCAGCGGCCATGGCGGGCGGGGTGTTGCTTTCGGCGCTCGCGGCCGGCTTCATCGGCGCGGTCACGGCACGCACGCATGGCATTTTCTTCATCATGGCGACGCTGGCCTTCGGGCAGATGGCGTATGTCTACGTCTTCAAGAACCGCGACTTCGGAGGTGACGACGGGCTGTCCGGCGTGCCTCGGCTAGACCTTTCGGTCATCGGTGTCGATCTCGGCGATCCGCGTCAGTTCGCGCTCTTCTGCATCCTGATTGCCGCGATCGGCTATCTAGCCGCCGCCCAGGTGCTGCGCTCGGGCCTCGGGAGGGCCATGGTCGGCATGCGCGCCAACGAGGCGCGGATGCGCGCGCTCGGGCTGACGCTGTGGTCGACGAAGGCGGCGGCGTTCGCGATCTCGGGTGGGCTTGCGGGGCTCGCGGGCGTTCTCGCTGCCCAGTATTCGCAGTATGTCTCGCCGGGTCTCCTTTTCTGGACCGTTTCCGGTGAGGTGCTGGTCGTTGTCATCCTCGGCGGCCTCGGGACACTGGTCGGGCCGATCCTCGGGGCGGCGGTGCTGGTGTTGCTGAAGCACGAGGTCTCGAGCCTCACGAATCACTGGCACATCGTGGTGGGGATCGTGCTCATCGTGGCCGTCCTTTCCGGTGGTCGGGGCATCTTCGGGGAGATCGAACGGTTCGTCGGGCGGCGCTCGGGCGCGGGGAGGGCAATCGGCGGGGCGGCGAACGCGGCCGGCGGCCCTGGCGGCCCCGGCGACGCAGAGGCCGTCGGCGAGGCGGCGACCCGACCCGGCGGGGAGAGTGGGCATGCTTGA
- a CDS encoding branched-chain amino acid ABC transporter permease → MTTEASFWIVQTLNALQLSMLYFLLSIGLTVIFGLLHFVNLAHGAFYALGAFIGFSIAGATGNYWAAFLLAPLAVTVVGALLYLGLVRHMRQLGPMNQVLVTFGLIFVFLDIFRMGWGDIALSFSAPEVFSGRVSILGNPYPAYRLFVIVLGLMVLVGLWLVLSRTQFGAMIRAGVDNEAMAACLGVDVEKVFFAVFCLGCALAGLAGVVAGPILSVEPNMGTDILIPTLIVVVVGGLGSLKGAISGSLLVGSIETFGAVLAPELSAVLVYIMLAAVLILRPQGLFPARA, encoded by the coding sequence ATGACAACCGAAGCCAGCTTCTGGATCGTGCAGACGCTCAACGCGCTGCAGCTCTCGATGCTCTATTTTCTCCTGTCGATCGGCCTGACGGTGATCTTCGGGCTCCTGCACTTCGTCAACCTGGCGCACGGTGCCTTCTATGCGCTCGGCGCTTTCATCGGCTTCAGCATCGCGGGTGCGACCGGCAACTACTGGGCGGCATTCCTTCTCGCCCCGCTCGCGGTCACCGTGGTCGGCGCCCTGCTCTATCTCGGCCTCGTGCGCCACATGCGTCAGCTCGGCCCGATGAACCAGGTGCTGGTGACATTCGGGCTGATCTTCGTCTTCCTCGACATCTTCCGCATGGGCTGGGGGGACATCGCGCTGAGCTTTTCCGCACCGGAGGTTTTCTCGGGCCGTGTTTCGATCCTCGGTAATCCCTACCCCGCATACCGGCTTTTCGTCATCGTCCTCGGCCTGATGGTTCTCGTGGGGCTCTGGCTGGTTCTCTCGCGTACCCAGTTCGGTGCCATGATCCGGGCAGGTGTCGACAACGAGGCAATGGCGGCCTGTCTCGGCGTCGATGTCGAAAAGGTCTTCTTTGCGGTCTTCTGCCTTGGCTGCGCGCTCGCCGGGCTCGCCGGTGTCGTTGCCGGACCGATCCTGTCGGTCGAGCCGAACATGGGAACCGACATTCTCATCCCGACGCTGATCGTCGTCGTCGTCGGCGGACTCGGCAGCCTCAAGGGGGCGATCTCCGGTTCGCTGCTGGTCGGCTCGATCGAGACGTTCGGGGCGGTGCTGGCGCCGGAACTGTCGGCGGTGCTCGTCTACATCATGCTCGCGGCGGTGCTGATCCTCAGGCCGCAAGGTCTTTTCCCGGCGAGGGCTTGA